Proteins from a genomic interval of Micromonospora sp. NBC_00389:
- a CDS encoding NAD-dependent epimerase/dehydratase family protein → MRVLVTGAAGFIGSQVVDLLVEQGHEVVALDALLPQAHGGELPAWSRRHEVVRGDVRDGPLLDRLLSGVDAVCHQAAMVGHGLDPSDAPDYVTHNDYGTAVLLAALHRAGIGRLVLASSMVVYGEGRYTCPGHGTVRPTPRRAEDIAAGRYDPTCPRCGLGLDPVLVPEDAPLEPRSTYAASKLAQEHLAAAWARQTGGAVWALRYHNVYGPRMPRDTPYAGVASIFRSALAAGEAPRVLEDGRQQRDFVHVTDVAKANLLALTSTAPPATLVPVNVCSGEPHTVGELAVTLAEAMGGPAPQVVGGARAADVRHVVADPRRAAELLGYTARVGFAEGVAGFATDPLREPAAIAG, encoded by the coding sequence ATGCGGGTACTGGTCACCGGCGCGGCCGGGTTCATCGGGTCGCAGGTCGTCGACCTGCTGGTCGAGCAGGGGCACGAGGTGGTGGCGTTGGACGCGCTGCTGCCCCAGGCGCACGGCGGCGAACTGCCCGCCTGGTCCCGCCGCCACGAGGTGGTACGCGGCGACGTCCGCGACGGCCCGCTGCTGGACCGACTGCTGTCCGGGGTGGACGCGGTCTGCCACCAGGCGGCGATGGTCGGGCACGGCCTCGACCCGTCGGACGCCCCCGACTACGTCACGCACAACGACTACGGCACGGCGGTGCTGCTCGCCGCGCTGCACCGGGCCGGGATCGGCCGGTTGGTGCTGGCCAGCTCGATGGTGGTCTACGGCGAGGGGCGCTACACCTGCCCCGGCCACGGCACGGTGCGTCCCACGCCCCGGCGGGCCGAGGACATCGCGGCCGGCCGGTACGACCCGACCTGCCCACGCTGCGGCCTCGGCCTCGACCCGGTGCTGGTGCCCGAGGACGCGCCGCTGGAACCGCGCAGCACGTACGCGGCGAGCAAGCTCGCCCAGGAGCACCTGGCCGCAGCGTGGGCCCGGCAGACCGGCGGCGCGGTCTGGGCGTTGCGCTACCACAACGTCTACGGTCCCCGGATGCCCCGCGACACCCCGTACGCCGGAGTGGCGTCGATCTTCCGGTCCGCGCTGGCAGCCGGCGAGGCTCCCCGAGTGCTGGAGGACGGCCGGCAGCAGCGCGACTTCGTGCACGTCACCGACGTGGCGAAGGCGAACCTGCTGGCCCTGACCAGCACCGCGCCGCCGGCCACGCTGGTTCCGGTGAACGTCTGCTCGGGTGAGCCGCACACCGTGGGGGAGTTGGCGGTCACCCTGGCCGAGGCGATGGGCGGACCTGCCCCGCAGGTGGTCGGTGGCGCCCGGGCGGCCGATGTGCGGCACGTGGTGGCCGACCCGCGCCGGGCCGCCGAACTGCTCGGCTACACCGCCCGGGTCGGCTTCGCCGAGGGGGTGGCCGGCTTCGCCACCGACCCGCTGCGCGAACCGGCCGCCATCGCCGGCTGA
- a CDS encoding glycosyltransferase family 2 protein: MPTQIDVVLPCLDEAAALPGVLTALPPGYRAIVVDNGSRDGSPEVAARHGARVVHEPRRGYGAAVHAGLEAADGELICVLDADGSFDPAELPALVAPVAAGTADLSVGRRRPVGAGVWPWHARAGTALVAALLRRRGVPLRDLSPIRVARRDELLALGVADRAFGYPLELLIRAAAAGWRIHELDVTYAPRAAGTRSKVSGSVRGTLRATRDFAGVLRTVDGPR; this comes from the coding sequence ATGCCGACTCAGATCGACGTGGTGCTGCCCTGCCTGGACGAGGCGGCCGCCCTGCCCGGCGTGCTCACCGCCCTGCCACCCGGCTACCGGGCCATCGTGGTGGACAACGGCTCCCGCGACGGCTCGCCCGAGGTGGCCGCCCGGCACGGCGCCCGGGTGGTCCACGAGCCCCGCCGTGGCTACGGCGCGGCGGTGCACGCCGGCCTGGAAGCCGCCGACGGTGAGCTGATCTGCGTCCTCGACGCCGACGGCTCCTTCGACCCGGCCGAGCTGCCGGCCCTGGTCGCCCCGGTGGCGGCCGGCACGGCTGATCTCAGCGTTGGCCGGCGTCGACCGGTCGGGGCCGGGGTCTGGCCGTGGCACGCCCGCGCCGGTACGGCTCTGGTCGCCGCGCTGCTGCGGCGGCGGGGCGTACCCCTGCGGGACCTCAGCCCGATCCGGGTGGCCCGCCGCGACGAGCTGCTCGCCCTCGGCGTCGCCGACCGGGCCTTCGGCTACCCCCTCGAACTGCTGATCCGGGCCGCCGCCGCCGGCTGGCGGATCCACGAGCTGGACGTGACGTACGCGCCCCGGGCCGCCGGCACCCGATCCAAGGTGTCCGGCTCGGTCCGGGGCACCCTGCGCGCCACCCGCGACTTCGCCGGCGTGCTGCGCACCGTGGACGGCCCCCGGTGA
- a CDS encoding TIGR04282 family arsenosugar biosynthesis glycosyltransferase translates to MTVLLVVAKAPVPGAVKTRLCPPATAQQAAQIAAAALRDTLDAVRATPGVTPVLASTGRLTEAEDTAELTAALTGWPVLDQRGTGLGDRLANAYAEVAAAYPGRPVLQIGMDTPQLTPARLAAAVRRLRAADAVLGRARDGGWWSLGLRDPRHADVLRGVPMSTPDTGHDTWAALTGRGLRTVPLPVLRDVDEWADALAVAAEVPDGRFAREVAAVQLALVPGDRR, encoded by the coding sequence GTGACCGTCCTGCTGGTGGTCGCCAAGGCGCCGGTGCCCGGGGCGGTGAAGACCAGGCTCTGCCCGCCGGCCACCGCGCAACAGGCGGCCCAGATCGCCGCCGCCGCGCTGCGCGACACCCTCGACGCCGTTCGCGCCACGCCGGGGGTGACCCCGGTGCTGGCCTCTACGGGCCGGCTGACGGAGGCGGAGGACACGGCCGAGCTGACCGCCGCCCTGACCGGCTGGCCGGTGCTGGACCAGCGGGGCACCGGGCTCGGCGACCGGCTCGCCAACGCGTACGCCGAGGTGGCGGCGGCGTACCCGGGCCGGCCCGTACTCCAGATCGGGATGGACACCCCGCAGCTGACCCCGGCCCGGCTGGCCGCCGCGGTACGCCGGCTGCGGGCCGCCGACGCGGTTCTCGGCCGGGCACGCGACGGCGGCTGGTGGTCGCTGGGGCTGCGCGACCCCCGGCACGCGGACGTGCTGCGCGGGGTGCCGATGTCGACGCCCGACACCGGCCACGACACCTGGGCGGCGCTGACCGGGCGAGGGCTGCGGACCGTGCCGCTGCCGGTCCTGCGCGACGTCGACGAGTGGGCCGACGCGCTGGCGGTGGCGGCAGAGGTGCCGGACGGCCGGTTCGCCCGGGAGGTCGCCGCGGTCCAGCTCGCGTTGGTGCCGGGGGACCGGCGATGA
- a CDS encoding class I SAM-dependent methyltransferase — MNPVDTAVDVPPKAAPPRPAGCDGSPGCDAGPDGFAAALGDRAAGGRWLVHGDGVRSRLPVRRWHGPAEPAVTAVVARCVGPTLDLGCGPGRLTVALARAGLTAVGVDVSAHAVRLTRARGAVALRRNLFDPLPSEGRWAHAVLIDGNIGIGGDPVALLHRCRTLLGPDGTVLVELEPPGAGFWQGHARVAATYPAGRLRLGPPFRWARLDAHVVHQVAGAAGLAVRELFPRGRRWFGELTAVHPRVSDRT; from the coding sequence ATGAACCCGGTCGACACGGCAGTCGACGTCCCGCCCAAGGCGGCACCGCCCCGCCCCGCCGGGTGCGACGGCTCGCCGGGCTGTGACGCCGGGCCCGACGGCTTCGCCGCCGCGTTGGGCGACCGAGCGGCGGGCGGTCGGTGGTTGGTGCACGGCGACGGGGTGCGCAGCCGGCTTCCGGTGCGACGCTGGCACGGCCCGGCCGAGCCGGCCGTGACCGCGGTAGTGGCCCGGTGCGTCGGGCCGACGCTGGATCTCGGCTGTGGGCCGGGCCGGCTCACCGTGGCGCTGGCCCGGGCCGGGCTGACGGCCGTCGGCGTGGACGTCTCGGCGCACGCGGTGCGGTTGACCCGAGCCCGGGGCGCCGTCGCCCTGCGCCGCAACCTGTTCGACCCGCTACCCAGCGAGGGCCGGTGGGCACACGCGGTGCTGATCGATGGCAACATCGGCATCGGCGGAGACCCGGTCGCGCTGCTGCACCGGTGCCGGACGCTGCTCGGGCCCGACGGCACCGTGCTGGTGGAGCTGGAGCCCCCCGGCGCTGGGTTCTGGCAGGGACACGCCCGGGTGGCCGCCACCTATCCGGCCGGCCGGCTCCGGCTCGGCCCACCGTTCCGCTGGGCGCGGCTCGACGCGCACGTCGTCCACCAGGTCGCCGGGGCCGCCGGGCTGGCCGTGCGGGAGCTTTTCCCCCGGGGCCGGCGCTGGTTCGGTGAGCTGACCGCCGTCCACCCGCGCGTCTCCGACCGCACCTGA
- a CDS encoding sensor histidine kinase, whose product MRDLALIFGAALAAALGVGLVGALTLRLLRDRSITVHVCVLLTVTVAAVVAGVVVVAQAMFLSPHDLQVVLLTVAAAAVVSLAVGWHFGRRLAVAAVWADQARERERRVEKGRRDLVAWVSHDLRTPLAGLRAMAEALEDRVVDDPATVAEYHGRIRAQTDRMTRLVDDLFELSRINAGALRLSLSAVPLGEVVSDALAGAAPLAEARRIRLVAAESGWPTVLASEPELARVVGNLLLNAVRYTPSDGTVRVAAGCERDAAWLAVADTCGGIPEDDLPRLFDVAFRGEPARTPRSGGEGSGGLGLAIVRGLVEAHGGRVDVQNVVGGCRFVVRLPAA is encoded by the coding sequence ATGCGTGACCTGGCGCTGATCTTCGGCGCCGCGCTCGCCGCAGCACTCGGGGTCGGCCTGGTCGGCGCGCTGACCCTGCGGCTGCTGCGCGACCGGTCGATCACCGTGCACGTGTGCGTCCTGCTCACCGTCACCGTGGCCGCCGTGGTGGCCGGAGTGGTGGTGGTCGCCCAGGCGATGTTCCTGTCCCCGCACGACCTCCAGGTCGTGCTGCTCACCGTTGCCGCTGCGGCGGTGGTGAGCCTCGCCGTCGGCTGGCATTTCGGGCGTCGGTTGGCCGTGGCCGCGGTCTGGGCGGACCAGGCCCGGGAGCGGGAGCGTCGGGTCGAGAAGGGTCGCCGGGACCTCGTCGCCTGGGTGTCGCACGACCTGCGGACGCCGCTGGCCGGGCTGCGGGCGATGGCGGAGGCGTTGGAGGACCGGGTGGTCGACGACCCGGCGACGGTTGCCGAGTACCACGGGCGGATCCGCGCGCAGACCGATCGGATGACTCGCCTGGTGGACGACCTGTTCGAGCTGTCCCGGATCAACGCCGGGGCGCTGCGGCTCTCGCTGTCGGCGGTGCCGCTCGGCGAGGTGGTCTCCGATGCGCTGGCCGGCGCCGCACCGCTGGCCGAGGCCCGCCGGATCAGACTGGTGGCCGCCGAGTCGGGCTGGCCCACCGTGCTGGCGAGCGAGCCCGAGTTGGCCCGGGTGGTGGGCAACCTGCTGCTCAACGCGGTGCGCTACACGCCGAGCGACGGCACCGTCCGGGTGGCCGCCGGGTGCGAACGCGACGCCGCCTGGCTGGCGGTCGCCGACACCTGCGGCGGCATCCCGGAGGACGACCTGCCCCGACTGTTCGACGTGGCGTTCCGGGGTGAGCCGGCCCGTACGCCCCGGTCGGGCGGGGAGGGCTCGGGCGGGCTGGGGTTGGCGATCGTCCGAGGGTTGGTCGAGGCGCACGGCGGTCGGGTGGACGTGCAGAATGTCGTCGGCGGCTGCCGCTTCGTGGTCCGCCTACCGGCGGCGTGA
- a CDS encoding response regulator transcription factor, which produces MAQRVLVVDDDRTVSDVVCRYLEHAGYDVSHVGDGLAALDAVQDRAPHLVVLDLMLPGLDGLQVCRRLRERPDGVPIIMLTARGDEADRVLGLQLGADDYLGKPFSPRELVLRVGSVLRRAGEPAGPAAEPLVDAGLEVATGPRVARLHGRELALTLREFDLLAHLMRHPARAFRRTELLERVWGWNFGDQSTVTVHVRRLREKIEDDPAEPRRIVTVWGVGYRYEPTDA; this is translated from the coding sequence GTGGCGCAGCGGGTGCTCGTGGTCGACGACGACCGGACCGTCAGCGACGTGGTCTGCCGCTACCTGGAGCACGCCGGCTACGACGTGAGCCACGTCGGGGACGGGCTGGCCGCCCTGGACGCCGTGCAGGACCGGGCGCCACACCTGGTGGTACTGGACCTGATGCTGCCCGGGCTGGACGGGTTACAGGTGTGCCGGCGGCTGCGGGAGCGGCCGGACGGCGTACCGATCATCATGCTGACCGCGCGCGGCGACGAGGCGGACCGGGTGCTCGGCCTGCAACTGGGCGCCGACGACTACCTGGGCAAACCGTTCTCCCCACGCGAGTTGGTGCTGCGCGTCGGTTCGGTGCTGCGCCGGGCCGGGGAGCCGGCTGGGCCGGCGGCCGAGCCGCTGGTCGACGCGGGCCTGGAGGTGGCCACCGGGCCTCGGGTCGCCCGCCTGCACGGCCGCGAGCTGGCCCTGACGCTGCGCGAGTTCGACCTGCTGGCACACCTGATGCGGCACCCGGCACGGGCGTTCCGCCGAACGGAGCTGCTGGAGCGGGTGTGGGGCTGGAACTTCGGCGACCAGTCGACCGTGACCGTCCACGTGCGGCGGTTGCGGGAGAAGATCGAGGACGACCCGGCCGAGCCCCGGCGGATCGTCACGGTCTGGGGCGTCGGCTACCGGTACGAGCCGACCGATGCGTGA
- a CDS encoding DinB family protein encodes MPVPALTLLRWQFDLTWSLFEYHLERLEPADFLWEPATDCWSVRRSSDGSWTPDWADTEPDPIPVPTISWLTWHIGWWWTVGMDHLRGQSPRQRTDVEWPGAGEPTVAWLRDLRTEWLGLLDRLTDADLEGTAPFPWQDDPDHTVTHMIGWVNSELMKNVAEIGQLRLLRAQPA; translated from the coding sequence ATGCCCGTACCGGCCCTGACCCTCCTGCGCTGGCAGTTCGACCTGACGTGGTCGCTGTTCGAATACCACCTTGAGCGACTCGAACCCGCGGACTTCCTCTGGGAGCCGGCCACGGACTGTTGGTCCGTACGGCGTAGCTCTGACGGCAGTTGGACCCCCGACTGGGCAGACACCGAACCCGACCCGATCCCGGTACCGACGATCAGCTGGCTGACGTGGCACATCGGCTGGTGGTGGACCGTCGGGATGGATCATCTTCGGGGGCAATCACCACGGCAGCGTACGGACGTTGAGTGGCCAGGCGCGGGCGAGCCGACTGTCGCCTGGCTGCGGGACCTGCGCACCGAGTGGCTGGGTCTCCTCGACCGCCTCACCGACGCCGACCTCGAAGGCACCGCGCCGTTCCCCTGGCAGGACGACCCCGATCACACGGTCACGCACATGATCGGCTGGGTCAACTCCGAGCTGATGAAGAACGTCGCGGAGATCGGTCAGCTCCGGCTACTGCGTGCGCAGCCCGCTTAA
- a CDS encoding helix-turn-helix domain-containing protein has product MDGCGDVLRRHRKAGKLSLRAMANQVAYDFGYLGQIERGDRPVTDAVVAAYDDAVGAGGALVQAYQQERTGNTDMRRRTVIQAMGALAAAPAASPLVALEALRHGLGAAVDVDHDEWEQIVAGYGLGYYRQPTDALMDELGADLTVLQHQIAADTGARRPHLLRAAGCLSVIVALGLVASGQALMARRWWLTAQQVADESGEPDVRVLVRAWDVVNGCYDGRPPAEVVAMSDQVLPLLHGRATPASCGLLAGRAQALSLAGRHAEAMATVRQLSDLTEQLPAAVVGDVESLWGWPEHRLRHTESWVYTHAGRFVDAEAAQGRALELYPQSQARLRAQVQLHQAACLIRGGHIPDGLRLAADLLDDLPVQQHNALLRSVARQVADVVPTAERRRPVYAELVERVTA; this is encoded by the coding sequence GTGGACGGTTGCGGCGACGTACTCAGGCGGCACCGCAAGGCCGGCAAATTGTCGCTGCGCGCTATGGCCAACCAGGTGGCCTACGACTTCGGGTACCTCGGGCAGATTGAGCGCGGCGATCGGCCAGTCACTGACGCCGTGGTCGCCGCCTACGACGACGCCGTGGGCGCGGGTGGTGCGCTGGTTCAGGCGTACCAACAGGAGCGGACAGGCAACACCGACATGCGCAGACGCACCGTCATCCAAGCCATGGGCGCCCTCGCCGCAGCCCCAGCAGCCTCCCCGCTGGTCGCTTTGGAGGCACTGCGCCACGGATTGGGTGCGGCCGTGGACGTCGACCACGACGAGTGGGAGCAGATTGTCGCTGGCTATGGGCTCGGCTACTACCGCCAGCCCACCGATGCGCTGATGGACGAGCTCGGCGCAGACCTGACCGTCCTGCAACACCAGATCGCCGCCGACACCGGTGCCCGCCGACCCCACCTACTGCGCGCCGCCGGTTGCCTGTCCGTGATCGTCGCCCTTGGCCTGGTCGCGTCCGGGCAGGCACTGATGGCTCGCCGCTGGTGGTTGACCGCGCAGCAGGTGGCCGACGAGTCCGGTGAGCCGGACGTACGGGTACTCGTGCGGGCCTGGGATGTCGTCAACGGCTGCTACGACGGTCGCCCGCCGGCCGAGGTGGTGGCAATGTCGGATCAGGTGCTGCCGCTGCTGCATGGGCGGGCCACCCCAGCGTCGTGTGGATTGCTGGCCGGGCGGGCGCAGGCCCTGTCCCTCGCCGGACGCCACGCCGAGGCGATGGCGACGGTGCGGCAACTCTCCGACCTCACCGAGCAGCTTCCCGCAGCGGTGGTCGGTGACGTGGAGTCGCTGTGGGGGTGGCCGGAGCACCGGCTGCGGCACACCGAGTCGTGGGTGTACACGCACGCCGGCCGGTTCGTCGACGCGGAGGCCGCGCAGGGGCGGGCCTTGGAGCTGTATCCGCAGTCGCAGGCCCGGCTGCGGGCGCAGGTGCAGCTACACCAGGCGGCGTGCCTCATCCGGGGCGGACACATACCCGACGGGCTCAGACTGGCAGCGGACCTGCTGGACGACCTGCCGGTGCAACAGCACAACGCGCTGCTGCGGTCCGTCGCCCGGCAGGTGGCGGACGTGGTGCCCACAGCGGAACGGCGCCGTCCCGTCTACGCGGAGCTCGTGGAGCGGGTCACCGCCTAG
- a CDS encoding GNAT family N-acetyltransferase, whose translation MPVTYTVRAGTAAALLFPPLVELYALVYAEPPYEEGPEQVSRFADGLPAEATRPGFTLVAAEDDGRLIGAAYGWTMPAGRWWLRSDQDPPADVLVADKLAVMEWIVTPDRRGDGVGSGLMVRLLGGRPERYATLASDPRAAARRIYERAGWRQVARSPLPDGTPMDLLLLDLPAVPVQDD comes from the coding sequence ATGCCCGTCACCTACACCGTCCGCGCCGGGACCGCAGCCGCACTCCTGTTCCCTCCGCTGGTCGAGCTGTACGCGCTCGTCTACGCCGAACCTCCATACGAAGAGGGGCCGGAGCAGGTGAGCCGGTTCGCGGATGGTCTGCCTGCTGAAGCGACCCGGCCCGGGTTCACCCTCGTTGCGGCAGAGGACGACGGCAGGCTCATCGGAGCGGCGTACGGGTGGACGATGCCCGCCGGTAGGTGGTGGTTGCGCAGCGACCAGGATCCGCCTGCCGACGTGCTGGTCGCGGACAAACTCGCCGTGATGGAGTGGATCGTCACCCCTGACCGACGCGGCGATGGTGTCGGTTCCGGGCTGATGGTCCGGCTGCTCGGCGGGCGACCCGAGCGGTACGCCACCCTGGCATCCGATCCGCGAGCTGCCGCGCGCCGCATCTACGAGCGGGCCGGATGGCGGCAGGTCGCCCGGTCGCCGCTGCCGGATGGGACCCCCATGGATCTGCTGCTACTCGACCTGCCGGCGGTGCCAGTTCAGGACGACTGA
- a CDS encoding Hsp70 family protein: MAGQHEGFALGVDLGTSNTVAVLRWPDGRTRPLLMDGQPVSPSGVYADPDGTLHAGWDARRLAQADPARFEANPKRRVDAPGVLLGDRSYPPAELLAAVLAAVARAAVNTVGFLPPAVVTCPAAWDETRRQVLGDALMQAGWPQAAEHTLAGPTPPGTRLLREPVAAARYYTQVLHRPVPVGGAIAVFDFGGGTLDVAVLRNEGADPWGDSGFSVVADGGLPDLGGLDLDAALMQRVGELVGDRHAAQWARLIRPTDVAQRRDQIRLWDEVRGAKETLSRSTVAPVAVPGVAEAVRLTRADVERVATPLLRRAVDRAREVIAAAGLRPDQLSGLFLVGGSSRIPLVARMLHAELGVAPTVLDQPELPVAEGALTDLPLRRGVPAPAYAGPPVAPPAPVGVPAQAPAGPSASPVPTSPAGPPYAPTSPAAPPAPTVANGAGSTAPTVPAGAGSAAQTVPAGAGPIAPTLPSQPGPGSTLPAGPGWPGASAPTVHGPAGVPSTLVGGSGAPPPSALTPATGTRWRRARWVVLGAVLALAGVATAATLYLTRDRYPDLEFRALSELSRPAAGAERPAGMWTAVLGDRAYLGYPLPDDRLEVVAVDTATGDELWREPTDVTADDWTGLVAVPGAVAVLADAPGDSTPRALAMLDGRSGEQRWSRMVRGDDDVYFADDVAVLVDRAGGRLVGLRLTNGNEKWIQANPGDRYGGSRTVVRPVGTDQAAGGPAFLDGTPRNPWTGKGRRLVQVGADRSVRLLDMSSGSVLRQWGSVADLDDLVVAHEDRLYVAANEGGYQLLAYDLGSDAEPVVLYRAGNDQNRPKELVACGERRACLLEVPNSDAERTEVVAATEGEQAIHWSAPGVTDLVPLGTRLLAQRDSPESTVTLFDAAGKPVLRDRRGVAARLDEGNLLVFAKAPSTVADNRVLAGVWAKSGEVDELGELQEVRSASCSWNTRVIACGADKDFVLYSFADE; this comes from the coding sequence ATGGCAGGACAGCACGAGGGCTTCGCTCTCGGCGTCGACCTCGGTACGTCCAACACGGTGGCGGTGCTGCGGTGGCCGGACGGGCGGACGCGTCCGCTGCTGATGGACGGTCAGCCGGTCAGTCCGTCCGGTGTGTACGCCGACCCGGACGGCACGCTGCACGCCGGTTGGGACGCTCGGCGGCTGGCGCAGGCTGACCCGGCCCGGTTCGAGGCTAACCCGAAGCGCCGGGTTGACGCGCCGGGCGTGCTGCTCGGCGACCGCTCGTACCCGCCGGCCGAATTGCTCGCCGCGGTGCTGGCGGCCGTCGCGCGGGCCGCGGTGAACACGGTCGGCTTCCTGCCCCCGGCGGTGGTCACCTGCCCGGCGGCCTGGGATGAGACGCGGCGGCAGGTGCTCGGCGACGCGCTGATGCAGGCGGGCTGGCCGCAGGCGGCTGAGCACACCCTCGCCGGGCCGACGCCACCGGGCACCCGGCTGCTGCGTGAGCCGGTGGCCGCCGCCCGCTACTACACCCAGGTGTTGCACCGGCCGGTGCCGGTCGGCGGCGCGATCGCGGTGTTCGACTTCGGCGGCGGGACGCTCGACGTCGCGGTGCTGCGCAACGAGGGCGCCGACCCGTGGGGTGACTCCGGCTTCAGCGTGGTCGCCGATGGTGGCCTGCCCGACCTCGGCGGCCTGGATCTTGACGCGGCGTTGATGCAGCGGGTCGGCGAGCTGGTCGGCGACCGGCACGCCGCGCAGTGGGCCCGGTTGATCCGGCCGACGGATGTGGCGCAGCGCCGCGACCAGATCCGGCTGTGGGACGAGGTCCGGGGCGCCAAGGAGACGCTGTCCCGGTCCACCGTGGCACCGGTCGCGGTGCCCGGGGTGGCCGAGGCGGTGCGGCTGACCCGGGCGGACGTCGAGCGCGTGGCCACGCCGCTGCTGCGCCGCGCGGTGGACCGCGCCCGGGAGGTGATCGCCGCCGCTGGACTCCGCCCCGATCAGCTCTCTGGGCTGTTCCTGGTCGGCGGCTCGTCGCGGATCCCGTTGGTGGCCCGGATGCTGCACGCCGAGCTGGGGGTGGCGCCGACGGTGCTGGACCAGCCGGAGTTGCCGGTGGCCGAGGGCGCGCTGACCGATCTGCCGCTGCGCCGAGGGGTGCCCGCGCCGGCGTACGCCGGACCGCCCGTTGCCCCGCCCGCCCCGGTCGGCGTACCCGCTCAGGCTCCGGCGGGCCCGTCCGCGTCGCCCGTGCCGACCTCACCGGCCGGACCGCCGTACGCGCCGACGTCACCCGCCGCCCCACCCGCCCCGACCGTGGCGAACGGGGCAGGTTCCACGGCACCTACCGTGCCAGCCGGGGCAGGTTCCGCCGCGCAGACCGTGCCGGCCGGTGCCGGACCGATCGCACCGACCCTGCCGTCGCAGCCCGGGCCGGGTTCGACCCTGCCGGCCGGGCCGGGCTGGCCCGGGGCGTCGGCCCCGACCGTGCACGGGCCGGCGGGCGTACCGTCCACCCTGGTCGGCGGGTCCGGAGCGCCCCCACCGTCGGCGCTCACCCCGGCCACCGGGACGCGCTGGCGGCGGGCCCGTTGGGTGGTGCTCGGCGCGGTGCTCGCCCTGGCCGGGGTGGCCACCGCGGCGACCCTCTACCTCACCCGCGACCGCTACCCGGACCTGGAGTTCCGGGCGCTAAGCGAGCTGTCCCGGCCGGCGGCCGGCGCCGAGCGGCCGGCCGGCATGTGGACGGCGGTGCTCGGCGACCGGGCCTACCTCGGGTACCCGCTGCCGGACGACCGGCTGGAGGTGGTGGCTGTCGACACGGCCACCGGCGACGAGCTGTGGCGCGAGCCGACCGACGTCACCGCCGACGACTGGACGGGGCTGGTCGCCGTCCCGGGGGCGGTCGCGGTCCTCGCCGACGCCCCGGGCGACAGCACCCCTCGCGCGCTGGCCATGCTCGACGGTCGCTCAGGCGAACAGCGCTGGTCGCGGATGGTCCGTGGCGACGACGACGTGTACTTCGCCGACGACGTGGCGGTGCTGGTGGACCGGGCCGGCGGCCGGCTGGTCGGCCTGCGGCTGACCAACGGCAACGAGAAGTGGATCCAGGCCAACCCCGGTGACCGGTACGGCGGCAGTCGCACCGTCGTCCGGCCGGTGGGCACCGATCAGGCGGCCGGCGGGCCGGCCTTCCTCGACGGCACGCCCCGCAACCCGTGGACGGGCAAGGGGCGTCGACTGGTGCAGGTCGGGGCGGACCGGTCGGTGCGGCTGCTCGACATGTCCTCCGGCAGTGTGCTGCGCCAGTGGGGCAGCGTGGCCGACCTCGACGACCTGGTGGTGGCGCACGAGGACCGGCTCTACGTGGCCGCCAACGAGGGCGGTTACCAACTGCTGGCGTACGACCTGGGTTCCGACGCGGAGCCTGTGGTGCTCTACCGGGCCGGGAACGACCAGAACCGGCCGAAGGAGCTGGTGGCCTGCGGCGAGCGGCGGGCGTGCCTGCTGGAGGTGCCGAACAGCGACGCCGAGCGCACCGAGGTGGTGGCGGCGACCGAGGGCGAGCAGGCGATCCACTGGTCGGCGCCGGGCGTGACCGACCTGGTCCCACTCGGCACCCGCCTGCTCGCCCAGCGGGACAGCCCGGAGTCGACGGTCACCCTCTTCGACGCCGCCGGAAAGCCGGTGCTGCGCGACCGCCGCGGCGTGGCGGCCCGACTGGACGAGGGCAACCTGCTGGTCTTCGCCAAGGCGCCCAGCACGGTGGCGGACAACCGCGTCCTGGCCGGTGTGTGGGCGAAGTCAGGCGAGGTCGACGAGTTGGGCGAGCTCCAGGAGGTCCGCAGCGCGTCGTGTTCATGGAACACCCGTGTGATCGCCTGCGGTGCGGACAAGGACTTCGTGCTGTACAGCTTCGCCGACGAGTGA
- a CDS encoding Rieske (2Fe-2S) protein, protein MYDGQDFLRDNRWCLSRRTLLTGAGAVGAAGLLSACGAGDPPAGQTAAEPGTVLTRTSDVPVGGGTIVGGVLVVQPEAGTFTAYDATCPHQGVRVGAPRDGVITCPAHNSTFSATDGARLGGPATRGLTEIPVRVDGTDILRA, encoded by the coding sequence GTGTACGACGGGCAGGATTTCCTCCGCGACAATCGCTGGTGCCTGAGCCGGCGCACACTGCTGACCGGGGCCGGTGCGGTCGGCGCGGCCGGGCTGCTCAGCGCCTGCGGTGCCGGCGACCCTCCGGCCGGTCAGACGGCCGCCGAGCCCGGCACCGTGCTGACCCGTACCAGCGACGTGCCCGTCGGCGGCGGCACGATCGTCGGCGGCGTGCTGGTCGTCCAGCCCGAGGCGGGCACCTTCACGGCGTACGACGCGACCTGCCCGCACCAGGGCGTACGGGTCGGCGCCCCCCGCGACGGGGTGATCACCTGCCCTGCCCACAACTCCACCTTCTCGGCCACCGACGGCGCCCGCCTGGGCGGCCCCGCCACCCGCGGGCTCACCGAAATCCCCGTCCGGGTAGACGGCACCGACATCCTCCGCGCCTGA